A part of Deltaproteobacteria bacterium genomic DNA contains:
- a CDS encoding glycosyltransferase produces MNSTLPISGTPRVLLVAGPAGPDCAEPPIDRLAPLTNGASGEIALYTDGVILRSGVADGLGFLGATRWYARLVRFLWRHRERIELVHFHETPGPAICRLLRTARRFMPRVRFTQRIAFIPTTSGSLARRLFAHAVVVETLDALDRVRVHAPGIAAFRMPPPVVPDADASPRAETLARLGLQPGAFHLLFDGPIERGNVLDHLARIVPYLLLAERRLHFLLRVRVRTGTCRATAEAFYKRHLAAFCMQTSVLFDDEPARELWDLADALFLPYERHAQDAEIPLAVLDAAAHGKPVFLLDRSPWIDLGPHDLRGRVTAAKDPDLGLRILDYVRDPGVIPCDALKGHSRQNFAADVAVRKLREIAERTAAR; encoded by the coding sequence ATGAACAGCACCTTGCCCATCTCCGGAACGCCGCGCGTCCTGCTCGTGGCGGGCCCCGCCGGCCCCGATTGCGCCGAACCGCCGATCGACCGCCTCGCTCCGCTGACGAACGGCGCGTCAGGCGAAATCGCACTGTACACCGACGGGGTGATCTTGCGATCAGGCGTCGCCGATGGCCTCGGCTTTCTCGGCGCCACGCGGTGGTACGCGCGCCTTGTGCGATTCCTCTGGCGTCATCGCGAACGCATCGAACTCGTGCATTTTCACGAGACGCCCGGACCCGCGATCTGCCGCCTTCTGCGCACCGCCCGACGCTTCATGCCCCGCGTGCGTTTCACGCAGCGCATCGCGTTCATCCCGACGACGTCGGGCAGTCTCGCGCGGCGACTCTTCGCGCACGCCGTGGTGGTCGAGACACTCGACGCCCTCGACCGCGTGCGTGTTCACGCCCCGGGAATCGCGGCGTTTCGCATGCCGCCGCCGGTCGTGCCGGACGCGGATGCCTCGCCGCGAGCCGAAACTTTGGCGCGCCTCGGGCTGCAACCCGGGGCGTTCCATCTGCTGTTCGACGGTCCGATCGAGCGCGGGAATGTGCTCGATCACCTCGCGCGAATCGTGCCCTACCTACTGCTCGCCGAACGCCGGTTGCACTTCCTTCTCCGGGTACGCGTGCGTACCGGAACGTGCCGAGCCACGGCCGAGGCGTTCTATAAACGGCATCTCGCCGCGTTTTGCATGCAGACGAGCGTGCTGTTCGACGACGAACCGGCTCGCGAATTGTGGGATCTCGCGGACGCGCTCTTTCTGCCCTACGAGCGCCATGCGCAGGACGCGGAGATTCCGCTCGCGGTGCTCGACGCCGCCGCGCACGGCAAGCCCGTGTTTCTGCTCGATCGTTCGCCGTGGATCGATCTCGGCCCGCACGACCTGCGCGGGCGCGTCACGGCGGCGAAGGACCCCGATCTGGGTCTGCGCATCCTGGACTACGTGCGAGATCCGGGCGTAATTCCGTGCGACGCGCTGAAGGGCCACTCCCGGCAGAACTTCGCCGCCGACGTCGCGGTGCGAAAGCTGCGCGAAATCGCCGAACGCACCGCCGCGCGCTGA